In the Chroococcidiopsis sp. SAG 2025 genome, one interval contains:
- a CDS encoding Mini-ribonuclease 3, translated as MEPKEDNLFDGSAREAQTDVVTQLELLPSWLAIAPGQLQQLSPTALAYLGDAVYELYVRSHFLLPHKRSQAYHNLVVAQVRAEAQASHLQFLTPYLNQAELEIVRRGRNATVGRPRRAAPEVYQQATSLEALVGYLYLSDRQRLYQLLEQLPLAPNSETLNSLSINKNEY; from the coding sequence GTGGAACCGAAGGAGGACAATTTATTCGACGGCTCAGCTCGGGAAGCTCAGACAGATGTAGTCACTCAGTTGGAGTTGCTACCCAGTTGGTTGGCGATCGCTCCTGGGCAGCTACAACAACTCTCACCTACGGCTTTAGCATATTTGGGCGATGCGGTTTACGAGCTGTATGTGAGGAGCCACTTTTTATTGCCTCACAAGCGATCGCAGGCTTACCACAACCTTGTCGTTGCCCAGGTTAGAGCCGAGGCACAGGCTTCGCACTTACAATTTCTCACTCCATATCTCAATCAAGCTGAATTAGAAATCGTGCGTCGGGGACGCAATGCTACTGTAGGACGACCGCGTCGCGCCGCACCAGAAGTTTATCAACAAGCAACGAGTTTAGAAGCTCTCGTAGGCTATCTTTATCTAAGCGATCGCCAGCGCTTGTATCAACTCTTGGAGCAGCTACCATTAGCGCCTAATTCAGAAACATTAAACTCCCTTAGTATAAATAAAAATGAATATTAA
- a CDS encoding ABC transporter ATP-binding protein, giving the protein MAPAVFIQNLQKRYGSAEAVKDISFAIEAGEIFGLLGPNGAGKTTTLRILCTLSTPDAGVVEVSGISVLDNPRAARRRLGYVAQEVAPDKVLTGRELLQLLASLYHIPSKLVKQRVDTVLNLLGLQEYADKKTGTYSGGLRKRLDLAAGLLHAPDVLVLDEPTVGLDIESRFVVWDFLRQLRELGTTVLITSHYLEEIDALADRVAIIDRGLVIASGTPSQLKDKVGGDRITLRIREFSPPEEAEKAKQMLTALPFVQEAIVNSAQGNSLNLVVTPQAEALTQIEATMKSAGLPIFGISQSRPSLDDVYLAATGRTLMDAELAAAGSRDPKAERKQNMR; this is encoded by the coding sequence ATGGCTCCTGCTGTTTTCATCCAAAATTTACAAAAACGCTATGGCAGTGCTGAAGCTGTCAAAGATATCTCCTTTGCGATCGAAGCTGGGGAGATTTTTGGTCTACTCGGTCCCAACGGTGCGGGTAAAACTACAACCTTGCGCATCTTGTGTACCCTCTCTACACCAGATGCAGGAGTAGTAGAAGTTTCTGGAATTTCGGTATTAGATAACCCTAGAGCCGCTAGACGGAGGTTGGGGTATGTAGCCCAAGAAGTTGCTCCCGATAAAGTATTGACTGGACGCGAGTTGTTGCAATTGCTAGCGTCTCTGTACCACATACCTAGTAAATTAGTTAAACAGCGGGTTGACACGGTATTAAATTTACTCGGCTTGCAGGAGTACGCAGACAAAAAGACAGGAACGTACTCCGGTGGTTTACGCAAGCGTCTGGACTTAGCAGCAGGCTTGCTACACGCTCCCGATGTTTTGGTATTGGACGAACCAACCGTTGGACTCGACATCGAAAGCCGTTTTGTCGTGTGGGATTTTTTACGCCAACTGCGCGAACTAGGAACTACCGTATTAATTACCAGCCACTACTTAGAAGAAATTGACGCATTAGCCGATCGCGTAGCAATTATCGATCGCGGTTTAGTTATTGCTTCCGGTACGCCTTCTCAATTGAAAGACAAAGTAGGAGGCGATCGCATTACCCTCCGCATCCGCGAGTTTTCTCCCCCAGAAGAAGCCGAGAAAGCTAAACAAATGCTGACAGCGCTGCCCTTCGTCCAAGAAGCGATCGTCAATAGCGCTCAAGGTAACTCGCTCAATCTCGTTGTCACACCCCAAGCAGAAGCTTTAACTCAAATTGAGGCAACGATGAAATCTGCTGGTTTGCCCATTTTTGGCATTTCCCAATCTCGCCCTAGTTTAGATGATGTTTACCTCGCCGCCACAGGTCGCACTCTGATGGATGCCGAACTCGCCGCCGCCGGAAGCCGCGATCCCAAAGCAGAAAGAAAACAAAATATGAGATGA
- the rlmB gene encoding 23S rRNA (guanosine(2251)-2'-O)-methyltransferase RlmB: MTEPPKLKAKSNPSGKPQRGKPERYTGKRADLKHNGTKQDGEKRHVAGKKDFSRPVLASPTYNTERDKTDRFSSQIPPSTSEEESDLIYGRHPVLTALETPRQLNRLWVTARLRYDHRFHSLLQQAKENGTVIDEVESKRLDQITHHANHQGIAAQVAPYDYLELGELIDKAKSASQQPVIVAADGITDPHNLGAIIRTAEAIGAQGLVIPQRRAAGITSTVMKVAAGALETFSVARAINFSRALEELKAAGFWVYGTALEAEQSIQTVKFSGPIVLVVGSEGEGLSLSAQRCCDLLVSIPLSGNTPSLNASVATGMALYEIFRQRWQNVNYVNIGTKKDTLEN, from the coding sequence ATGACAGAGCCACCCAAATTAAAAGCCAAATCTAACCCTTCTGGAAAACCGCAACGTGGCAAACCAGAGCGTTATACAGGCAAGCGTGCCGATCTCAAACATAATGGCACTAAACAGGATGGGGAAAAACGTCATGTGGCAGGAAAGAAAGATTTCTCTCGACCAGTCTTAGCTAGTCCTACCTACAATACAGAGCGCGACAAGACAGATCGTTTCTCGTCCCAAATTCCACCTTCCACATCAGAAGAAGAGAGCGATCTGATTTACGGTCGCCATCCCGTGCTGACAGCTTTGGAAACCCCGCGACAGCTCAATCGGCTTTGGGTTACTGCTCGTCTGCGTTACGATCATCGCTTTCATTCCCTGCTCCAACAGGCAAAGGAGAATGGTACGGTCATTGATGAGGTTGAATCAAAACGCCTAGATCAAATTACCCATCACGCCAATCATCAAGGGATCGCTGCTCAAGTAGCTCCCTACGATTATTTGGAATTAGGAGAGCTAATTGACAAAGCTAAATCGGCTTCTCAGCAACCCGTAATTGTTGCTGCCGATGGCATTACCGATCCTCACAACTTGGGAGCAATCATCCGTACCGCTGAGGCAATTGGAGCGCAAGGCTTAGTCATCCCTCAACGCAGAGCTGCTGGGATCACGTCTACGGTGATGAAAGTCGCAGCGGGTGCTTTAGAAACATTCTCTGTCGCCAGAGCCATTAACTTCAGCCGCGCTTTAGAAGAATTAAAAGCAGCTGGTTTCTGGGTTTACGGTACGGCATTAGAAGCGGAACAATCGATACAGACAGTTAAATTTAGTGGTCCTATTGTGCTAGTAGTTGGCTCGGAAGGGGAAGGATTGAGTTTGAGCGCTCAGCGCTGCTGCGATCTGTTGGTATCCATTCCCTTGTCAGGCAATACACCGAGTTTGAACGCTTCTGTCGCAACTGGTATGGCACTTTACGAAATTTTTCGCCAACGCTGGCAAAATGTAAATTATGTCAACATAGGTACAAAAAAAGATACATTAGAAAACTAG
- a CDS encoding peroxiredoxin — translation MALAVGTQAPTFTVKDTNGNTVSLSDFAGKTVVLYFYPKDDTPGCTKQACSFRDAKQTYDNKDVVILGVSVDDEQSHQQFTEKYGLNFPLLADTQQTLVKAYNVDGGGYAKRVTYVIDGSGKIVHVDSSVNTTTHASDVLGALGL, via the coding sequence ATGGCTTTAGCAGTTGGTACGCAAGCACCTACATTTACAGTCAAAGATACTAATGGTAATACAGTCTCCTTATCTGATTTTGCTGGTAAAACTGTAGTCTTGTACTTCTATCCCAAAGACGATACACCGGGCTGTACGAAACAAGCTTGTAGTTTCCGAGATGCCAAGCAAACCTACGATAACAAAGACGTTGTAATCTTAGGTGTAAGCGTTGATGACGAGCAGTCTCATCAACAGTTCACTGAGAAATACGGACTTAATTTTCCACTTTTAGCTGACACTCAGCAAACTCTAGTTAAAGCCTATAACGTTGACGGTGGCGGCTATGCTAAGCGTGTGACTTACGTAATTGATGGTAGTGGTAAGATTGTCCATGTTGATAGCAGCGTTAACACGACAACTCATGCGAGTGACGTGTTAGGAGCATTAGGATTATAA
- a CDS encoding DUF1816 domain-containing protein, translated as MNPIWNHTKENLISFFHNFGWAWWVEIDTQNPRCTYYFGPFLSAKEAAAAQRGYIEDLEHEGAQGIAVEIKRCKPSRLTIADDMGERSEPQIKPILSSQV; from the coding sequence ATGAACCCAATTTGGAATCACACTAAAGAAAATCTGATTAGCTTCTTCCATAACTTCGGTTGGGCATGGTGGGTAGAAATTGATACCCAAAATCCCCGTTGTACTTACTACTTCGGTCCTTTTCTCAGCGCCAAAGAAGCGGCAGCTGCCCAGCGTGGTTACATAGAAGATTTAGAGCATGAAGGAGCGCAAGGGATTGCAGTCGAGATCAAACGCTGTAAACCCTCTCGCTTAACGATCGCCGATGATATGGGAGAAAGATCTGAACCTCAAATTAAGCCAATTCTCAGCAGTCAAGTGTAA
- a CDS encoding ABC transporter permease, with product MSSTFIPPKSDAKSDVNWQQLASTAVQKEDTPNWLGEIVQETLALTRRLFIQLQRRPSTLIAGIIQPVMWLILFGALFQNAPKGMFGDSTNYGQFLSAGVIVFTAFSGALNAGLPVMFDREFGFLNRLLVAPLASRFSIVLASTIFIVSQSLLQAAVIVAAAAFLGAGLPNLAGLGAIALIILLLALGVTAVSLGLAFALPGHIELIAVIFVTQLPLLFASTALAPLSFMPKWLQIVATINPLSYAIEPIRYLYLHNSWNLGNVVMQAPWGAVTFGGAILMLVGFSFVAVLSIQPLLRRTLA from the coding sequence ATGAGCAGCACTTTTATCCCTCCAAAATCTGATGCCAAATCTGATGTTAACTGGCAACAACTGGCATCGACGGCAGTTCAAAAAGAAGATACTCCTAACTGGTTAGGCGAAATAGTCCAAGAAACTTTGGCACTCACTCGCCGCCTTTTCATCCAGTTGCAGCGCCGCCCCTCAACTTTAATTGCTGGAATTATTCAACCTGTCATGTGGTTGATTCTATTTGGTGCTTTGTTTCAAAATGCTCCCAAAGGAATGTTTGGAGATAGCACCAATTACGGTCAATTTTTAAGTGCTGGCGTGATCGTTTTTACTGCCTTTAGTGGAGCGCTAAATGCAGGATTACCAGTCATGTTCGATCGCGAATTCGGCTTTTTAAACCGCTTATTGGTGGCTCCACTCGCTTCGCGCTTCTCGATTGTTTTAGCTTCAACTATTTTTATTGTCAGTCAAAGTTTGTTACAAGCAGCGGTAATTGTAGCGGCGGCTGCCTTTTTGGGCGCTGGCTTACCCAATCTAGCTGGTTTGGGGGCGATCGCTTTAATTATTTTACTGCTGGCTTTGGGCGTAACAGCTGTAAGTCTCGGTTTAGCCTTCGCCTTACCAGGACATATAGAACTGATTGCCGTCATTTTCGTGACTCAACTGCCCTTGCTATTTGCTAGCACGGCTCTTGCGCCTTTGTCTTTTATGCCTAAGTGGTTGCAAATTGTCGCAACAATTAACCCATTAAGCTATGCGATCGAACCGATTCGCTATCTCTATCTACACAATAGCTGGAACTTAGGTAATGTAGTCATGCAAGCGCCTTGGGGTGCAGTGACATTTGGCGGAGCTATACTGATGTTGGTCGGTTTTAGCTTCGTAGCTGTGCTGAGCATTCAACCTTTACTGCGGCGGACTCTGGCATAA
- a CDS encoding heme o synthase, whose product MIGADVSRHHQNFLQVVHSYYQLTKPRIIPLLLITTAGSMWIAAQGRVDPKLLVVTLVGGTFAAAAAQTVNCIYDRDIDYAMERTRHRPIPSGRVQSHHALLFAIALAVISFSLLAVFANLLAALLAMSGIVFYIAIYTHFLKRHTPQNIVIGGAAGAIPALVGWAAVTGTLSWTAWTLFAIVFLWTPPHFWALALMIREDYAKVGVPMLPVVAGDETTAQQIWFYTLILIPATFLLIYPLQSCGLLYGAIALILGSIFVRKAWLLWQNPTCKTQARSLFLYSILYMMLLCAGMVVDSLPIIRG is encoded by the coding sequence ATGATCGGGGCAGATGTCTCTAGACACCATCAAAACTTTCTTCAAGTTGTTCATAGCTACTATCAGCTAACTAAACCGAGGATTATACCTCTACTTTTGATTACTACTGCTGGCAGTATGTGGATTGCAGCCCAAGGACGAGTCGATCCAAAATTGCTCGTCGTCACCCTAGTTGGAGGAACATTTGCTGCCGCTGCTGCCCAAACTGTCAACTGCATTTACGATCGCGATATCGACTATGCGATGGAACGCACTCGCCACCGTCCAATTCCTTCAGGACGAGTACAGTCGCACCACGCCCTCCTGTTTGCGATCGCCTTAGCAGTCATTTCTTTCTCACTCTTAGCAGTCTTTGCTAACTTGCTAGCTGCTCTGTTAGCAATGTCTGGCATCGTTTTCTACATTGCCATATATACCCATTTTCTCAAACGTCATACTCCCCAAAATATCGTCATTGGTGGTGCAGCAGGGGCAATTCCAGCCCTAGTTGGTTGGGCAGCGGTGACAGGCACTTTAAGCTGGACGGCTTGGACGCTTTTCGCCATCGTCTTTCTGTGGACACCACCTCATTTCTGGGCGCTAGCGTTGATGATTCGCGAAGACTACGCCAAAGTAGGCGTACCGATGTTACCAGTTGTAGCAGGTGACGAGACTACGGCGCAGCAGATTTGGTTTTATACCCTAATCCTGATCCCCGCCACGTTTTTACTGATTTATCCCCTACAATCGTGCGGTCTTCTCTACGGCGCGATCGCCTTGATTCTTGGTAGCATCTTCGTGCGTAAAGCTTGGCTGTTATGGCAAAATCCCACCTGTAAAACTCAAGCGCGATCGCTCTTTCTCTACTCCATCCTTTACATGATGCTATTGTGTGCGGGCATGGTCGTGGACAGTCTTCCCATAATCAGGGGTTAG
- a CDS encoding glycosyltransferase family 2 protein codes for MNLPKITIVVTPRERFSHTKESLDSIYEHTQIPFKLVYIDGNSPRKVRQYLEEQARARNFQIIRTNYYLSPNQARNIGLRQVDTPYVVFADNDVVVSPGWLENLVRCAEETQAIVVGPLMCQDLPIHEIVHFAGGESHIWVDNNKATPRRRLREKMYKQGKRVVEVRDRLHRNETELAEFHCVLVRTEIFSRIGLLDEAMLNTKEHLDFCMSVREAGGKVYFEPSSLVTYVPGPPLEWTDLHFYMLRWSDAWTLASLHRLRDKWNLAEDAYFLQKYKQLGWRRRWTIVHPLSHRLTFGIKSHWLEKILVPLDRILNRYLTSSHARQQQKFQLQPQQTNDVQDNGFAA; via the coding sequence ATGAATTTACCCAAAATTACAATTGTAGTAACTCCTCGCGAACGTTTTAGTCATACTAAAGAGTCTTTAGACAGTATATACGAACATACGCAAATTCCTTTTAAATTAGTTTATATTGATGGCAACTCTCCTAGAAAAGTACGACAATATTTAGAGGAACAAGCGCGAGCTAGAAACTTTCAAATTATCAGAACAAATTACTATCTTTCTCCCAATCAAGCTAGAAATATAGGCTTGCGTCAAGTGGATACTCCATATGTTGTATTCGCTGACAATGATGTGGTTGTTTCCCCTGGTTGGCTAGAAAATTTAGTGCGGTGTGCTGAAGAAACACAAGCGATAGTCGTTGGACCATTGATGTGTCAGGATTTACCAATACATGAAATCGTCCACTTTGCAGGTGGCGAATCTCATATTTGGGTTGACAACAATAAAGCAACTCCCAGACGCAGGTTGCGAGAAAAGATGTACAAGCAGGGAAAACGAGTCGTAGAAGTCCGCGATCGCCTACACCGTAACGAAACTGAATTAGCAGAATTTCACTGCGTTCTCGTGCGTACAGAGATTTTTTCCCGCATTGGTTTGTTAGATGAAGCCATGCTGAACACGAAAGAACATCTAGACTTTTGCATGAGTGTCAGGGAGGCGGGAGGTAAAGTCTATTTTGAACCCAGCAGCCTTGTCACTTACGTACCAGGACCACCCTTAGAGTGGACGGACTTACACTTTTATATGCTGCGTTGGAGTGATGCGTGGACATTAGCGAGTTTGCATCGCTTGCGTGACAAGTGGAATTTAGCTGAAGATGCTTACTTTCTCCAAAAATACAAACAATTAGGTTGGCGGCGACGATGGACAATTGTTCATCCTCTCAGCCACCGTCTCACCTTTGGGATCAAAAGCCACTGGCTAGAAAAAATTCTCGTTCCCCTCGATCGCATCTTAAATCGTTACCTAACATCAAGCCATGCTCGACAACAGCAAAAATTTCAACTGCAACCGCAACAAACTAACGACGTACAGGACAACGGTTTCGCGGCTTGA
- a CDS encoding STAS domain-containing protein, whose product METRSGEEGTIAETLNLTVSLRGTREVRSNYQLFRLTGLLDAFSEPTFRKVLGKYVEEGPKHIILDLSQIDFVDSSGIGALVHLKKQTETNGGTSQIVTNARVTQTVKTVNLEQYLGLRPTVEAALENIQAS is encoded by the coding sequence ATTGAAACAAGAAGTGGCGAGGAGGGAACTATCGCTGAGACACTAAATCTAACTGTTAGCCTGAGAGGAACTCGTGAGGTTCGGAGTAATTATCAGTTATTCCGGTTGACGGGTTTGCTTGATGCCTTTTCAGAACCAACCTTTCGCAAGGTACTCGGCAAGTATGTTGAAGAGGGACCAAAGCACATCATATTGGATTTGTCCCAAATTGATTTTGTCGATAGTTCTGGAATTGGCGCTTTGGTGCATTTGAAGAAGCAGACTGAAACTAACGGTGGGACTTCACAAATTGTCACCAATGCCCGCGTAACTCAAACAGTCAAGACAGTTAACCTAGAGCAATATTTGGGTTTACGACCGACTGTTGAAGCAGCTTTAGAAAATATTCAAGCATCTTGA
- a CDS encoding TM0106 family RecB-like putative nuclease: MLMTAELLLQYQRCNRRPFLDRHGDLALKDAPSELLLKLQQDKFEHRQSMMAGRIYQQPQYSKEDWQAGATATWQLMQQGVEQIYRGVIVARTSEDVTLLSRPDLLIKQPGQSIFGNWMYIPAQIELGKRPKLEYQVVAAFHGQALGMVQETTPDRAWLLLRRKEMYEVSLARVLPQMQQIFAECVQTLSAPQAPEVFISRQRCSLCRWYTYCSGVARSQQHLSLLPGVTPNRYKELQAIDLVTLESLAKANSSDLASLRGFDKKIAHHLVLQAQSVLENRPISLLREQGAGSREQGDKRAKGQREQRGRGAGEQLPITHYPLPNPIEIYFDIEAQPDLNLDYMLGVLVVDRLKQTETFHSLLAETQSDEGTIWQQFLDIVGRYPQAPIFHFFSYEVETIRRLAQLYRTPAEQVRSIVDRCVDIYEQIAQTVVLPIESYALKAIARWIGFEWRDPQAHGSQCIYWYDRWLATGDRSFLEAIERYNEDDCRATRLVKDWLETFIKRELETDLERVSLVS; encoded by the coding sequence ATGCTAATGACTGCTGAGCTGCTGCTACAATACCAACGTTGTAATCGTCGCCCATTTCTCGATCGCCACGGAGATTTGGCGCTTAAAGATGCTCCTAGCGAACTGTTGCTGAAGTTACAACAGGACAAGTTCGAGCATAGACAGAGCATGATGGCAGGACGGATTTATCAGCAACCTCAGTATTCTAAAGAGGATTGGCAAGCAGGAGCAACAGCAACTTGGCAGTTAATGCAACAGGGTGTAGAGCAGATTTATCGAGGAGTTATAGTCGCTCGCACTTCAGAAGATGTAACGCTGCTCAGCCGTCCCGATTTGTTAATTAAACAACCAGGGCAATCGATTTTTGGAAATTGGATGTATATTCCAGCCCAAATTGAATTAGGTAAGCGCCCCAAACTGGAATATCAAGTTGTAGCTGCTTTTCACGGACAGGCGTTGGGCATGGTGCAGGAAACTACACCAGATCGAGCCTGGTTGCTCTTGCGCCGGAAAGAGATGTATGAGGTAAGTTTAGCCAGAGTACTGCCGCAGATGCAGCAGATTTTTGCCGAGTGCGTCCAAACACTATCAGCACCTCAAGCGCCAGAAGTCTTTATTTCTCGCCAGCGATGCAGTTTATGCCGTTGGTATACTTACTGCTCTGGCGTTGCTAGATCTCAACAACATTTGTCTTTACTGCCTGGGGTGACACCCAATCGTTATAAAGAGTTACAGGCGATCGATCTTGTCACGCTAGAATCTTTAGCTAAGGCTAACTCATCTGACTTAGCAAGCTTACGAGGTTTTGACAAAAAAATAGCACATCATTTAGTATTGCAAGCGCAGTCAGTCTTGGAAAATCGCCCGATTTCGCTTTTAAGGGAGCAGGGAGCAGGGAGCAGGGAGCAGGGGGACAAGAGAGCAAAGGGGCAGAGGGAGCAGAGGGGCAGAGGAGCAGGAGAGCAATTACCCATTACCCATTACCCATTACCAAATCCCATTGAAATCTACTTTGATATTGAGGCACAGCCAGATCTAAATCTCGATTACATGTTAGGGGTGTTGGTGGTCGATCGCCTGAAGCAAACGGAAACTTTTCATTCTTTACTAGCAGAAACACAGTCAGATGAAGGCACGATTTGGCAACAATTTTTAGACATCGTTGGGCGCTATCCACAAGCGCCCATTTTTCATTTTTTCTCGTATGAAGTCGAGACAATTAGACGCTTAGCTCAACTTTATCGGACACCAGCAGAACAAGTTAGATCGATCGTCGATCGCTGTGTTGATATTTACGAGCAGATCGCCCAAACCGTGGTGCTACCAATTGAAAGTTATGCCCTTAAAGCGATCGCTCGTTGGATTGGGTTTGAATGGCGCGATCCTCAAGCGCACGGTTCGCAGTGTATTTATTGGTACGATCGCTGGTTAGCAACAGGCGATCGCTCTTTTCTCGAAGCAATTGAACGTTATAACGAAGATGATTGTCGCGCGACTCGTCTGGTAAAAGATTGGTTAGAAACTTTCATCAAGCGGGAATTAGAAACGGATTTAGAGCGAGTTTCTTTAGTATCTTAG
- a CDS encoding glycosyltransferase, whose product MLKVAFIVNHFPLLSETFILNQITGLLERGHQVDIYTCTPGDLNKVHPDVEKYCLLERTYYLPEIPQNFLKRSLKAIGLLSINFTKAPTKLLRSLNGFKYGKSATSLRLFYAAIAGADKGAYDIVHCQFGTLSFWGMLFRTINAPQAKLVVSFRGYDISQFIQEHGDRIYDRTFVEADLFLPNCDFFKRRLLKLGCDEKKICVHYSGIDCERFQYTPRYRHSNQKICIATIGRLVEKKGIEYSIRAVAKIVKSCPNLEYKIVGCGSLQTELEQLIQELELTNIVHLLGKKDRQEIIEVLQASHIFIAPSITARDGNQDAPVNVLKEAMAIGLPVISTYHGGIPELVEDGVSGFLVPERDTEAIASKLQYLIAHPEIWNIIGAAGRERVEKYFNMQNLNDELVYIYQKVSSEE is encoded by the coding sequence ATGCTAAAAGTAGCATTTATTGTCAATCACTTTCCTTTACTTTCAGAAACCTTTATTCTTAACCAAATTACCGGACTTCTAGAACGCGGACATCAAGTAGATATATATACTTGCACTCCAGGCGACTTGAATAAAGTACATCCCGATGTAGAAAAATATTGTTTATTGGAACGCACTTATTATCTACCAGAGATTCCCCAAAACTTTCTGAAGCGATCGCTGAAAGCAATTGGTTTACTGAGTATAAATTTTACAAAAGCACCTACTAAACTACTGCGATCGCTTAATGGTTTCAAGTATGGCAAATCGGCGACTTCTTTACGATTATTTTATGCCGCGATCGCTGGTGCAGACAAAGGAGCATATGATATCGTTCACTGTCAGTTTGGAACTTTAAGTTTTTGGGGTATGCTGTTTCGGACAATTAATGCTCCTCAAGCCAAATTAGTTGTATCGTTTCGCGGTTACGATATCAGCCAATTCATTCAAGAACATGGCGATCGCATTTACGATCGCACCTTTGTAGAAGCCGATCTCTTTCTGCCAAATTGCGATTTTTTTAAACGTCGTCTTCTCAAACTCGGTTGTGACGAAAAAAAAATCTGCGTCCATTACTCAGGAATTGATTGCGAGCGCTTCCAATATACACCCCGCTATCGTCATTCTAATCAGAAAATATGTATTGCTACCATTGGGCGTTTAGTAGAAAAGAAAGGAATTGAATACAGCATTCGCGCTGTAGCGAAAATAGTAAAATCTTGCCCTAATCTAGAATATAAAATCGTTGGCTGCGGTTCTTTACAAACAGAACTAGAACAACTGATCCAAGAACTAGAGTTAACTAATATCGTACATTTATTAGGCAAAAAAGATCGGCAGGAAATCATTGAAGTTTTGCAAGCATCTCACATATTTATTGCTCCCAGTATTACAGCCCGCGATGGCAATCAAGATGCTCCTGTTAATGTCTTAAAAGAAGCAATGGCGATAGGATTGCCAGTCATTAGCACTTATCACGGAGGAATTCCAGAGCTTGTAGAAGATGGTGTTTCTGGGTTTCTAGTTCCAGAAAGAGATACAGAGGCGATCGCCTCAAAGTTACAATATTTAATCGCACATCCAGAGATATGGAATATTATAGGTGCAGCTGGTCGCGAACGAGTAGAAAAATATTTTAATATGCAAAACCTTAACGACGAACTTGTCTATATTTATCAAAAAGTGAGTAGTGAAGAATGA
- a CDS encoding SpoIID/LytB domain-containing protein, with protein sequence MSRFDRQNRGFKLIGNLGMLLIPIASAPLFLPLFSQSFSPTSTTATDPSPATPATNHVANNVSSVAQWEAEARREEQSKIPKAQPPKLNKTNKQQPQKIKRKRQPVAKKTQYAAPNLEIRVAIAQDADSLIVGSSTPAQVVETNGKVLRQLPNGQAFTAQPSDSDRITIGNAQLPNAVWIYPQKGGAIYVGDRWYRGKLLLVARQQKLLAVNYVDLEHYLASVVGSEMHASAPTEALKAQAVAARSYALVHMVRPANSWFNLGNTQRWQVYKGMNSEYNTTQKAVKDTAGQIISYQGGVVESLYAATDEIVQKAHGGKGMSQTGAYRLAAQGYNYLQILAHYYPKTATARLEIKP encoded by the coding sequence ATGAGTAGATTCGACCGACAGAATAGAGGATTCAAACTTATTGGAAATTTAGGGATGTTGCTGATCCCGATCGCATCTGCACCTCTGTTTTTACCTTTGTTCAGTCAATCTTTCTCTCCGACTTCTACTACGGCAACAGATCCATCTCCTGCGACTCCAGCTACCAATCATGTTGCGAATAACGTTTCTAGTGTCGCTCAATGGGAGGCAGAAGCTAGGCGGGAGGAGCAAAGCAAGATACCAAAAGCTCAGCCACCAAAGCTAAATAAAACGAACAAACAGCAACCTCAAAAAATTAAACGAAAACGGCAGCCTGTAGCCAAAAAAACCCAATATGCTGCGCCAAACTTAGAAATTCGCGTGGCGATCGCTCAAGATGCAGATTCTCTAATTGTTGGCTCCTCAACTCCCGCCCAAGTTGTAGAGACAAACGGCAAAGTATTACGCCAACTGCCTAACGGACAGGCTTTTACAGCACAGCCTAGCGACTCAGATCGGATTACAATTGGCAACGCTCAATTACCCAATGCAGTCTGGATTTACCCCCAAAAAGGAGGTGCGATCTACGTAGGCGATCGCTGGTATAGAGGCAAACTCCTGCTCGTTGCTCGACAACAGAAATTACTCGCGGTTAACTATGTCGATTTAGAACATTATCTTGCTAGCGTTGTCGGTAGCGAAATGCACGCTTCCGCCCCAACTGAAGCTCTTAAAGCTCAAGCCGTCGCCGCTCGCTCCTATGCTTTGGTTCACATGGTACGTCCGGCTAATTCCTGGTTTAATCTCGGGAATACCCAGCGCTGGCAAGTCTACAAAGGGATGAACAGCGAGTATAACACTACGCAAAAAGCCGTCAAAGATACTGCTGGACAGATTATTAGCTATCAGGGCGGCGTAGTCGAATCGCTTTACGCCGCGACAGATGAGATCGTTCAAAAAGCTCATGGTGGCAAAGGTATGAGCCAAACAGGAGCCTATCGACTGGCAGCACAAGGCTACAACTACCTGCAAATTCTGGCGCACTATTACCCCAAAACCGCCACAGCAAGGCTGGAAATCAAGCCTTGA